atatgcagttgatggatgtagtcattgcatatttatatggatcattggatcatgacatatatatgaaaattcctgaaggatataaaatgtctgaaacttatAATCTGAGTACAttcagaaatatgtattctattaaaattcaaagatctttatatgggttaaagcaaTCCAGACACATGTGGTATAAATGTCTTAgcaaatatctattgaaagaaggatttgagaataatccaatatgcccatatgtttttattaagaaatcagactctggatttgttattattgcggtttatgttaaTGATCTAAATTTTGTTGGAACTCTTGAAGAGATtagaagaaccgctacatatttaaatattgaattgaaatgaaagacCTTGACAAAACGAAATTTTATCTTGGCCTGCAGTTCGAGCATTTgcaaaatggaattctcattcatcagtcaaattatacagagaaagtcttgaatcacttttacatggacaaaagtcatcccctgagtactccaatggttgttcgatcacttgatgtgtaTAAAGATTCATTTCGTCCTTGTaaagacgatgaagaaattcttggtcctaaaatatcttatctcagtgcaattgaagccctgatgtatcttgcaaattgcattcagcctgatattgcatttttaattaattttcttacaAGATATAGTTCatcaccaactcgaagacattggaatgataTTAAACATGTCATTCGATACCTCCAAGATATGGttgatatgtgattattttatcaacatggatcaagtgcacaattagttggatatgcagatgcatgtTATCTTTCatatccacacagaggtagatctcaaactagatatgtatttacttatagaAATTTTGCTATATCATGAAGATTTGTCAAataaacactatctgctacatcttcaaatcactcagagatcattgcaattcatgaggcaagtcgagaatgtatttAGTTAAGATCAGTGATttaacatattcaagaaaaatatgATCTTCGAGTGATTAATGATCGCCAAACAATTTTATACGAAAATAATACtacttgtattactcaaattagagaaTGATATATCAAATGTGATATAACCAAATATATTTCacttaaattcttttatacctaTGAATTTCATAataaatgtgaaattaatgtcaagcaaatacgatcaagtgataatctggcagatttattcactaaagcattactaACTGCAACATttgagaagattgtgcagaTTATTGGAATGTGAAAACTTGAAGACTTATTATCATACACTTTTTAGGAGAATAAATGTCTtaaagacttgtgctgattgtactctttttccttcgctaaggttttatcccactggattttcctttgcaagattttaatgaggcaatcttaaagcacttgGTAGTATACATGAATgttgactctttttctttcgccattagttttttcaactggatttttccttggcaagatcttaacaatgcatatttgttttatttatggTCATCTAAAATTAGAGTGTTATAAATTGATTTATATGACCATCTTTAACAatcaattaagaccattttagccatcaattaaaactaatatttagTCATTAATTAAGAACATTAAGCTATTAATTAAGACCTATCtgtagccatcaattaagacttaaaTTATACCTAAACTCCTTTgtattcctatatatatgggtatcattcacttgtatatgatTAAGTTTTATATTGAATAACAACTCTTTATCTTGctatatcatttatcttttagtttcataacaaatAGTATTTTATGCTAATTGATGCGAATTCTTTCATGGGAAATGATATTCTCAGGGATAAAAGTCACACAAAAAAGTCATTtgttgactatttttttttttaatcttagtgattgagaaagtattttttttaataattttttatttttttaatatttttttaaaaaatatttaaagaatttaaaaaaatgttaaaaaaaaagattcgcCTTATTGGCGGAGATTAGTCTACGTGGGTGTAGCGTCACCCGGCCGTCAGCTTTcacactatatataaatatagagtaatatataattaatgtatTGGACGTGTCAATAAGCAAACCTACAAATAGATTTGTTCGGCGTTAGTCGAAGTACTAGATCATTGTCACAACTTGTCCAGCTTGCACTTGGTTTAATGATCTACTTACAATTTCTGGAGAGTATTTGGCATGCAAGCCAAAAGGTTAGCAACTCAGCAGGAAGGAGATCACGACTGGCCATGATTACAATCTTTCAGTAGTATTAACTAACAGATCACATGCAAACAAATAGATAATATTCTCTCTGTATTTACTCAAAGGACTACGAGGAAGGAGACGGGGGACGCGTTATAACTTTTGTCAAACAAGTGGAGGATATTAATTAGATGATGGGCGGAGAGAGAGATCAGGAGCTAGCTAGCCGGCTCACCAACCCACAAAGCAAGCATGCCACCAACCACGCTTGTAATTGATCCAACGCACCGTCAACCACACTCTCGCGGAGGTTGGTAAGCACCGGGCTACGTACGCGCGCGGAGGTTGATCATGCTCGTACTTGATGCAGGCCAGGGTTTGGTAGCTTATAATGTTGAGAATAAGGTCCGGTTGAACggtaaaaatttttcaatttatctcatcttattttaatatttaaatataataaatataaatattttttaatttcaaatcttcaaatttttgttatcaagaataatattattatgctCTCTCATTTTGACCattcatgtatttattttttttgcgtACCGATTAAGTAAGTAACTATTAGtatattgcctttttttttaaatgtttaaacatgtttattcaactttctctatcttatttcttaaaatcccataaaacatattaactcaaactgtttctattcataaattatttcactactatttatatatcatctcatctaatcttacTATCTAAACGAGGGCTAGGTATTTTTGTTCAATATGATTTACATAGATAATTACAAACTTTAAAAGAGAAACAACCTATTGTGAATATTGCattctaatttaatttcttgaaataaaataaaaaaaaatgtagctaCCATAACCTTTTAGGTGTGACCAAAttctaatttaataataaataagaaagatctattaaaaaactattgaCAATTTACAAGTCACCCTTTAATACTGTCATTTAAGAGCATTGCCCAGGACTAAGTTTGAATTGTGGACAAGAAGAAAGAACCAAAGTGTCAAAAATTAAGATAGATATAGAATTAAACTAGACCATATATATTAGAGCCTTGGGGGGCCAAGGAAATTAGAGCAAATAATATATGATCAAGTTCTTGGTTTTTTGTCTCTTTTTTGGTCAAACTACAAACCTAATTCAAATTTCAGCCACCCCTACCAGGCATCAAGTTGAATTGATTGAtttcattagaaaaaaaaaaaatagaagaataatTTCATGGTCAAAGTTTCAACACGGTCACTTGCATGTTAAGTCCGCTCCATTTGAATATTGAAAgtattttatgtcatttcattttatctcataattataatttttttaaaatttcacataaaatataatatacaatttaactttttcaaatcttaaaataataataatattaaaaaataatattctaataatattttattcaactttcaactttcatttcaactcatgattttatcttaactcattatccaaactgcACATTAGGAGTATATATCATTCAAATGCATATGAGTACCTTTTATTCAAATGTTTGATTTAGGATTATCTTGCCCTAGCTTGTAAAAACTCGAATTAGGATTATATGTAATTTCTACACAAATTAATAGGGAGATATGAATTTATTAAGGGATAAATAAGTGTTACCATTACAAAGAGacttaataaaactaaatttacaagttaatatgattttatatgatatattaaatttattttataatataaacaattttACGATTtgatatatcacatcaaattatatcaatttataagtttagaCTTAGGAGAGGTTtagatagtaagttgagataagatgaaagttgaataaaatattattataatataaatttttaatatttttttgtttatgattttaaaaaattgaattgtttattatattttatgtgaaagtttagaaaaatcaaaatgataaaataaaataaaatgagaaaaattgagAGGCTTCCAAACAATCCCATATAAAATTTATCAGAGAGTAAGAAAAGGTTTGTATAGTGAGTTGtaataaaataagttgaaatgaaagttaaataaaatattattttttaatattattattttaaaattttaaaaatttaaattattgtaaaattgaaaaaaaaatataataattaaatagataaatttgagaCGTTTTATAGCCAAACCGCACTTAGGACCGGTTTGGGATTGTGTTAGGagtcttaaaaagtatttaaatattcttaaaagcttttaatgaaaaaattaggtcATTTAGGCATTCCATATTAAAATAGTTTTActctcaaataagttaaaaatacgTTTGAGGAAAAGTATTAAGCGTACTTTTCAAGATAATGTGGaacgtaattcaaattttgaaaagactATCAATAGAcgaaaatattcatacaactttaagataattacaacttttaaatttttaaatatatgattataattttttaaaatttaaataatcaccCTTTGTAccttaaaaagtacttttttaatttatttctaaacaaaagtaatatgttggaaagtattttaaaatatatggtttctaaatagtaaataattttttaataataaaacttactacttaaattataagttataaatcctaaaattataaattatatttttcacgaCAATCACAAACATACGCTTAAAACATAGGAAAAGCTCCCAAATGATTGTGAATTGAATTTTAACACGGGCCAATATAAATTTGATACGTAGGATGTGTACCAACTTAAAATTTATACCCGGTTGCACATGATTATTTTACTTTTCTAGCTcttcccccctctctctccctctcttcctccCAAACCACTTGGCCCTTGACGCCTACAATcccttctctctcaagaatgtATATACAGTATGATTTTTTGCTACGAAACATTTAGATTTGagattgtctaccaattttacAGCTTCACAAGGAAAATAGGCATTAATCCAAACAGATTTCTAATTGCAATTAGAAAGAACAACGAACCAAATAAGCCCCAGACCAATGTAAACAAATCACTTGAGCTAAGTGTTTACATGCATTTAGATGATTTTCTGCCATGGACTAAGCAATGATTTTCTGCTATATATTTATAGCATTTATATTTAGATAATTTTCGATCATGAAACATTTAGATAAACTCTTACATAGATGATTTTCTGCAACCCCCTCCCACATACAGAAAATGATCTAAACCTTTAGATGCAGAAAGGAGGCATTAGGTAGATGGAAACTTCAAGTAAGAGAAGATGGCGGGCGTAttttagagagaaaatgagtgtgttttagagagagagagggttgcaCCGTTGCAGGCGTGGGGGGTGGGGGAGATAGAGAAGGGGAAGagatgaagaataaaataaaatcgtgTACAtgtgaatgtaaattttaatttggtACACGTCCTACATGGCAGATTTGTATAGATTAGTGTTAAAGTTAGAATCCCACCCGTCCTGCTGGAGCCTCTCCTCAGAGCATTTGCAATTGACTAAATAAATGTCAATGCAAGTTTATAATTTGATTATATTTGTCAAAAAGCTTCTATATTGGACTAGCTAAATCCATCCTATCTTAACTTTATGCTACAGTAAATTAGTTTCCCTAACCATTATTGGCAAGTTGTTGTAGAAGGATCAAaagactattttattattttccatcCAACAGCCCATCTCTCTTTTCCtcgtattttttctttattcatcCGGAAACCCCATCACAGATCAAAGCCCACATCCTCATAAACTAAAAACATCACAGAttaacttcaaaaaataaaaaaatagaaacatcaGATGTAGAGCTTGGAAAGAAGCTAGTGACCATGAACATCgaagaaaaccataaaaataaaattaaaaaaaaaaaactaaatggagaaaataaagaaaaaataatcaagaatttttttgacaaaataaatACCTGCATTACAAAAGGTAGGAGAGTCTTTCATCTGGGGGTCCTTGAGCTCCTTTAACATCTGCTTTGAAGCCATGGATGAAGCTCAAAGATCGCCTCCAATCTAAAAGTTTAAGAgtttaaagagagagaaaagaatatCTGCAATTCCAAGTGCCTTTtaaaatagagttttgctatatataaacatggttgcgtactaatctgtataccaatattgattcattcatacttaaaatttaaattaacactatttttaataaaatttattttttgactaattacatcatattgatatacagagtaatacataattatatttgtaactatatttttctattaaaatatataatataatattatttattttgctgAGATGATTTTAGACTTTTGATGCTGACGACTACTTTTCTCAATAAATGAACGAGTTTGATGTGAGAAAAACTTCATGTGCAAGTgtctattaaaatatataatataatattattatttaaattttaaatgtcTACTTCAATTTAGATTTCTTTGACTAAAAATTGATatattagtcaaaaaataaaattttagctaaattttagatTTGACAGTATTTGTTAGCTTTAAtcacaattttaaatataaaaattaggtcaaataaatgttgatatgtttatatatttgattgttaGATAAATAgttagtaaaatatatttattaaataattaagttgaggaaaaaaataatatatttataataatttatagttaaatagttaaataataatttatttaataaaactattaactaatatataaaacatatttataaaatattaaaaaataaataaatattattaaaatatataatattttattattatttaaattttaaaataattaatttaatatatattaatttatttaaaaatctattttaaagCTAAAAGTTAACATgcttaaattataaaactagTCAATGCTCTTAAAATATTTCGAAGAAGAAATTAGGTTTGACTGACGGTACAGAAATCGAGGCAAAGAGGAGGATGTGGTTGGTGTGGTTGGTGTGGTTGGGATGGAGAGTAGGCTTATAACTCATGCATGCAAACGCATCACGTGCGCTCCTAATCAAATCAGATGTACGGGATTCTCCCCATGAAGTTACGTAAACTGTCACTTTTTAAAGTGTTCGTTTGAATTGTCAGATGAGGtcaaggtaaaaaaaaatttgtaaataataatgatttaatttataaataattataaaataatttaaattaaaatttttattgaattttaaaaactaatataaaattttaaaaaaataattaaaaagttaaaagatcattaaaaaataaatttttaatataatttttaggaCGGTGTTACGTTGGTAGGTAGAAGTTACAATTAGTTATATgtagtgttttttttaatgtacttttttaacattttaaaatatatttttaaaaaaattcataatattattaaaatacactttttttaatcacaaagtaaaaaaaataaaaaggtcaaCGAGAGGAGTGGGAAGCAGTGGCTCTATCATTttcctaatttttattttaaaatttaaaaaattaaattattttttatgttttatatataagtttgataaaattataataattaataataattagattaaaaaatatgaaaaaaataaaaaaaatatttatatttaagtaatatttaaatgttaagttcATGAGATAATTGTATATACAAATGAGACTTGAAGCACTGTCATTTTCCAAGAGGGTACCGAGACTTCTTGTTCATGTTCATGGATTGGTTATTTTTTCATGAGTACAATATATCACGTGCCAACCTAATCGGTTTTTTTtgtctttatatatattaacaatgtTACGTACAGTTTCTATTTGAAGATGATAATGCagatatagataattttatatttaaaatttttaaaattagtaaaatatttctcttaaaataatattttttctcttttaataaaatatctgcATATACAATCCTCACTTAGaaactgcaaatagaatttttctacatattatacttctttgattctatttaaatagtgagataagatgagatgagatgattttagataaaattaaaaaaaaatattattttttaatattattattttaaaattttcaaaagttagaactatgtattatattttatataaaaatttaaaaaatttataataataaaatatttttagtgtctAAATCAGTctgtaaattttataaaacctagcatttttatagaaatataaattttttttgaagtaattattatttatggGCAATTGGGTCATTGTGGAGATTCAACCTAGATGACAGATGTCACAGATCGTCCCATATATATTGGGACCGCTGGACTTGCCTATCAGATCCTATACaaagttatttttaattatcCATAATATCTCCATAACACATATTTCAAGGAATCTacattttttgtactttttaggAGAGTGCTACACAACTTCTcaacacattttattttattttttttaattttttaatattttttttaatttattctttttaaattaatttaattcttttattcattatttatatattaaatatttaataaaataataaaataataaaataataaaaattaaaaaaaaatatgaaatatagtGTGTTGGGAGATTAtgaagattttttcaaatcattagtAGTGTTCAAGAGAAGGACACTGCTACAGGGACCGATGTCCCTACCTACAAAACCAACCGGTCAATgtaattcaaaaatttttatttttttgacttttcttttattcattgtttttaatatctttaaagattttttttttttttataaaaaatatacataaactTAATAATATCCACTTACTTATTCACTAATTGATTGTCCAAGGTGGACCAAAACGTAaagattttttataagtttcaaatgaggtaattacaagattaagaatTAGGAAAAATCGACTCACTATCAATTCACTAAGCATTAtccttaagaaaaataatatagtcataaaagaattatataaaagtaatttcataaaatgataTGACTTAATGTAGttcgttagattgtaaaattatttttattataaaataaatctgataaatcaataaaactatgtaagttcataaaattatttttgtataatttaacaCTTTTCGATGTTTAATCATATTTGCACATCCCGATAAATGCATTGACACAGTCCTATGAGAAGTCTGTCTTCGCAAGAATACCAAGCCCTTCCGAAGGggaaaacaaatgagtccaaaCATGCAAGACTGCTATTGGACATAAATGGGTTGAATCATCAACGTGAGGCCAAGCTTCTCCAATCTAGACAAGTCTTCATGAAGCCATGCATGCAAGTAATGTCACCCAAGGGTGGAGAAATAAATGTAGCCCAGTTGTTTTTAAGCTAAGAAGTCGTTGGGTTGAAAATTCACAAATTCACTAAACTCTTGGTAAACCCTTGATCAAAGATCAAATAGTGAGTTCTCTTTAAATGCGTTTGATGATTAGCTCAAGTAGCTCAAGCAAACGTCAGTCAAATAATTCACTCGAGGCTCGCTTGAGTCAATATTAGATTGACTATTCGTTTGTAGCGCGCTCAACACCTACTCAAGCAAAGAACCTTGATTTTGCCAGATTAAGATTTCCAGCTCTGTttgttatatacattttatgtttatgttcatAACGTATCATATTGAACTGAGAGGAACAAAAACTATGTAGAGCAATATTATGAAAGAGAAAAGgccctagagagagagagttgagatttGAGTAGAGTGAAGTTTTTATAGCTCAATTGTGATCTCCTCTAGAAAAAAATTTCCTACATCTCTGTAAACGTAGGCACATTACTATACCACGTTAAATATTATGTCATGCATGTGCTTAATTCTTGTGTTTCTGCATTTATTTCACTATTTGTCTCATTATGTGTGCCTGTCGTGTTTTCataacaacaaaaacaaatgaaGCAATGAAAAAGTGAATCCAAAGCAACTGCAACCAACATTTCGGATTGACGACAACAGGAAGATAAGacaaaacattttatcattttcaaactaTTCTTTTGCAGGCATGTTAATCGCAGCCCCCTTAAACTTTATGTGAATGGACGCTCACACATGATCCCTCGTGAGCAATAATTTTACAGGCAATTAGAATTTGATTGAATGGACAGCAAGCTCTCGTCTTTCATGCAGTGTGCCAAGACAGGCTTGCTGCATTGATGACCCATTTATATGTCACTCCCTCTCCTAAGATGGCTGAATTGGATCTTTCCGAAGAACATGTTGGAGTCGAATAACTTCTCGTTGCTGTTCTGGAGGCAATGAACTCAGCTGCTCTGGTGTCAGGTTCAACACTTGTTGCAGTAAGACAGACTCCACCTCAGGTGGAAGCTGTGGCTGGCGAATATGATAACAAAGTCAGTGACCAGGAGCATTGTTTCAGTCCAAGATTATGTGAATTAATACTATCGcaaaatcactaataatttacaGAAGAAAAGTATCAGAAATAGTAGAAAAATACTCTCCCCTTCACAATTGGACTTTTTAACACTTGCAAAAACAATTGGGATGTTAAAACTTCCTGATATAAGGAAAGCTATGCCAAACAAAAACATCATAATATTGCAATAGGAGTAGGGGCAGTGATGTGAATGTGGTTGATATCAGATAGAACTTCAACACGGTGTAATTTACTAGGAAGGCGTTTTGATTTTCAGGCTTTTCAATTAAAAGAAGCGCTGGATACAATAATAGGACATAATCAAACCCAAGaaaaaatgcttttaaagtCCTAAAAAAACCCCATTATAAGCTCTAAACACTTACTACCGAGCAATGCTAGGTACAAGCCTCaaataaacaagctccatacaaGCCCTTGGTAAAAAAGTGGATCCCACAATAAAGAATAggttttttacacttttttaaagaATGGTCCACTTTTTTACAAGGGCTTGTATGGAACTTATCTATTTGGggcttgtacaaatcatttctcttttaactAAGTTACAGTGTGGAATCTAGGCTCTTCTATGTATACTACCTGTGTACTCGGGGCTTTGtctatttacgtggatcaataaactTTTTACTTATAACAAAAAGAACTAAGTTACAGGTTTGATGGTTGCAATTGGAACCAGGAGGGATGAATGCAAGCAACCAAAATCAGCATAGTCTCTCAGTATTTTACCCTAATCAACATAAAAAGATCTTCCTGTGCAAGATAAAGTATATGTTGACTTACTAAGGTCAGAGCCATACAATTATTTCTTCCAGTAGAACTAATTTATGTTCAACACAAACTTTGAGAAAACGACCTTCAACTATACTCACTTTATACTGACGATCGAtgtttaatattcttttttttacaagtaaatggTTAACACTCTTGAAGGCTGAACATTggtttttttatgattaaaggCTGAACATTGATTTTAATGCTCGGAAATATTATGGTCCAAAGTAATCATCCCCTCCCACCagaaaatatgttttgtatcagctatatttttcttgcttttcatCTGCACACATCAAGAACACGACTGAAAAGATAAACTAACATCAAAGAGCAGGAAACCACAATTGAGGAGCACCATTCGCCCAAAAGCTTTTAATACTTTACATCACCCATATATTGCTAAATGTgtctaaataaaaatttcaccaAAATGGTAGATGACAGAAATGAAATACAAAAATCTTTATGCATAGAAAAAATGTAGAAGCAGTAACAACTTTTCATATCCTTTATCATAAATACCCATCAAATCCATACTGACCAACAATAAAACTCATGGCACTAAATTTCCAGTCAAGAGCACAAATAAGTGAATGCATGCAAAACAAACTGATTGCTTAAAAACATATTGGTTGTGATGAATCACATGCACCAACAAAAACTTCTTACCTCATAAATTTGTTTCTCAGTATATTGCCCTTCAGATTTGGAATTGGATTCATAGGCAATGAGCTAGCTCCAAAAACTTGAGATGGTCCAGATCCATTGATGTTGGTTGCATTCAAACTTCCTGCTGAGAAAGCGGTGCTCCTTCCATCATCCAATTTCATCAGCTTTTGAGGGTGATCAATTGGTTCTAATGAATCTCGAAAAATGCATTACTTCAAGGAGAATTAGAATATCCATTACTTCTGTGGACCTGAGTTCCACTATCAGGAACTTGGGCAGATATATCAGCATCCTTGTTAATTGCGTGCAAAGCACCTAATGATTTTGAGGGGCCAGGCTATTGAAGTAAAGTTAGAGAAAACACAATTATATTAGGAAAAATAACTGCAACAATCTTAGGGGAAAGGGAGGGGAGAGCAGTTTCTAGCTGCTAAGTGCGATGTAATTTATACAACGGAACTAATTAACTTCgtcaattatttaaaaacaaaaacaaaaaagaaaatagaaaagtttGGTACCTGAAAGCCTGCATCCGATAAGGGAGGATGCGATAAAAGAGAAGGCTGTATGTCAACATCTGGATTAACCATATGAAAGCTAAGTCGTATCCTGGCAGCCCCAACCTGTCCACTGCGCTGTAGTGAAGGGGGCTGTATATGATGGTTCAAAGAAGAGGAATTTTCTGCTAGTATTTGTGGTCTAGAGGATAAATTGCCCAAAGATGGGGGTAATACAGCAGGAAATACTGAGACTGCAGTCTGTGCAGGAATTGTGGCCTGCTGTACGATATGGTTATTTGTAGGTTGTGGAAACTGGTTTTGAGGTTGTGGGAATGCAGAAAATTGGCTGTGAACCAAAGAATTTTGAGGCACTCCAGCAACTTGATTTTCTTGCACTTTGGCCATCAACCCAGACTGCATCTTGTTTGATGCAGGACAGGGTAGCCCAGGAAGAGTTTGCACTGCTGGTGGCCGGCCCTGCTGGCTATCATGCAATGAAGGCTGAGTGTATTGACCTGAAGTCAGCCTAATATTTGGCATCTGCAACTGCAAAGTTTTAGAAACAGAAACCTTCTTGTGACAAGACTACAAGCCTGAGCAAGGAATGAAACAAAAGCTCAAGTATGAAACCAACCAATTGTGGAGTCGCCATTCCTAGCATTATCTGTGCCTGCACTTTTTTATTCCAAAAACAATACATAACGTATCAGAACCCAAGCAAAAGTAAACAAGAAATGGATACATTAACCCTAGATTGTATATAAGGGAAAGCACGGAATCTTATAGGCAGAAGAGGCAAATAGCATCCATCTTCTTAATTACAAGaaatatgaaagagaaaatgggAGTAATTCACctaaagttttgaaaatttcaaagcTCTGCATACATGCACAACGAATGAAATGAGTGTTTGCTTGACTTGAGAATCAACGAACAAAGATGAGGATATCATCTCCTAAGGAattgaaaattatcaaatacCTCATGGAATGAAAAACTCTTATGTTCTACAAAGAGTCAATGAGAGCTGTGTTTGAGGCATTTGTTTGCTCTCATATGAGGTTTCTCAGAGATGACTCCAGAGATTTGAAGAGATGCTCATAACCCG
This is a stretch of genomic DNA from Carya illinoinensis cultivar Pawnee chromosome 15, C.illinoinensisPawnee_v1, whole genome shotgun sequence. It encodes these proteins:
- the LOC122297306 gene encoding LOW QUALITY PROTEIN: cleavage stimulating factor 64 (The sequence of the model RefSeq protein was modified relative to this genomic sequence to represent the inferred CDS: inserted 1 base in 1 codon; deleted 2 bases in 1 codon; substituted 1 base at 1 genomic stop codon); its protein translation is MASSQHRRVFVGNIPYDATEEQLIDICREVGPVVSFRLVIDRETGKPKGYGFCEYKDEQTALSACCNLQGYEINGQQLRVDFAEIDKGADRNREQGRGGSGLAANIDPQKQSTNSVIQGEFVHCQPIGLHIAITAAAVMAGTLGGAQAGIQSNPNSLHNHSASANDPLTLRLAKMSRSQLNEIMSELKVMATENKELAHRLLLARPQLPKALFQAQIMLGMATPQLLQMPNIRLTSGQYTQPSLHDSQQGRPPAVQTLPGLPCPASNKMQSGLMAKVQENQVAGVPQNSLVHSQFSAFPQPQNQFPQPTNNHIVQQATIPAQTAVSVFPAVLPPSLGNLSSRPQILAENSSSLNHHIQPPSLQRSGQVGAARIRLSFHMVNPDVDIQPSLLSHPPLSDAGFQPGPSKSLGALHAINKDADISAQVPDSGTQVHRSNGYSNSPXSCIFRDSLEPIDHPQKLMKLDDGRSTAFSAGSLNATNINGSGPSQVFGASSLPXESNSKSEGQYTEKQIYEPQLPPEVESVLLQQVLNLTPEQLSSLPPEQQREVIRLQHVLRKDPIQPS